From the Anaerolineales bacterium genome, one window contains:
- a CDS encoding iron ABC transporter permease yields the protein MQITGTTPLDAGKQKARRAGAVMPSPRAFLLLWLPAILVAAAVLLPVVYLLIRASGAGDAVWATLLRPQTLTTIGNTAWLAFAVTLVSLLLALPLAWLTVRTDLPLRRLWTVLTPLPLVIPSYVGAFLYASALGPRGLLQGWLETLFGITRLPDIYGFPGALLVLSLLNYPYMLLVLRAALQRVDASQEEAARSLGHGAWSAFWHVTFAQLRPAIASGGLLVALYVLRDFGAVAVMRYTTFTRAIYIQYQSALDRSTAAVLALMLIVFTLLVLVLENRARGRVYQLSSASGGRKPPVVRLGRWRWPALLFCAAVVFLALLLPAGVLLYWLVRGWAAGQVVGNLGPLAWNSVLASGLGALAVTLAALPVAYLLVRRPGKVTNLLGGVTNLAFALPGIVIALALVFFGANYALTFYQTLPMLVLAYLILFLPQAVATVRTAFLRIPPQLEEAGRSLGQGPLGVLRRVTLPLLSPGIGAAAALVFLTAMKELPTTLLLAPIGFRTLATNVWTMINEAFFARAAAPALLLILASSVPMAIMVLREEKES from the coding sequence GTGCAAATTACCGGTACAACCCCGCTGGATGCCGGTAAACAAAAGGCACGGCGGGCTGGGGCAGTCATGCCCAGCCCGCGTGCCTTTTTGCTGTTGTGGCTGCCCGCTATCCTGGTGGCGGCCGCGGTACTCTTGCCGGTCGTTTACCTGCTCATCCGCGCCTCGGGGGCCGGGGACGCTGTCTGGGCTACCCTGCTGCGACCGCAAACGCTAACCACGATAGGCAACACGGCGTGGTTAGCGTTTGCGGTTACTCTGGTTTCACTGCTTTTGGCCTTGCCGCTTGCCTGGCTCACCGTGCGCACGGACCTGCCACTGCGTCGTCTGTGGACGGTGCTGACTCCACTGCCCCTGGTCATCCCCAGCTATGTGGGCGCCTTTCTGTATGCCTCGGCCCTGGGGCCGCGCGGTCTGCTGCAAGGCTGGTTGGAAACGCTTTTTGGCATTACGCGTTTGCCGGACATTTACGGCTTCCCTGGCGCACTGCTGGTGCTTAGTTTGCTGAACTACCCTTACATGCTGCTGGTATTGCGGGCTGCCCTGCAGCGCGTGGACGCCTCACAGGAGGAAGCCGCCCGCAGCCTGGGGCACGGCGCCTGGTCGGCTTTCTGGCATGTGACCTTTGCCCAGCTGCGGCCGGCCATCGCCTCTGGCGGCTTGCTGGTGGCCCTTTACGTGCTGCGTGACTTTGGCGCCGTGGCAGTCATGCGCTACACCACCTTCACCCGTGCCATCTATATTCAATACCAGAGCGCTTTGGATCGCTCGACGGCAGCGGTGCTGGCGTTGATGTTGATCGTTTTTACTTTACTCGTCCTAGTGCTGGAGAACCGCGCCCGCGGTCGTGTGTATCAGCTCTCCAGCGCCAGCGGTGGCCGTAAACCGCCGGTGGTGCGCCTGGGGCGTTGGCGCTGGCCCGCCCTGCTTTTTTGTGCCGCCGTGGTTTTCCTGGCGCTGCTGTTGCCCGCCGGTGTGCTGCTTTATTGGTTGGTGCGGGGGTGGGCTGCCGGCCAGGTGGTGGGCAACCTCGGCCCGCTGGCTTGGAATTCTGTGCTCGCCTCGGGCTTGGGGGCTTTGGCGGTGACCCTGGCGGCTTTGCCGGTGGCCTATTTGCTGGTGCGTCGTCCGGGAAAGGTCACCAATCTATTGGGCGGCGTCACCAACCTGGCATTTGCCCTGCCGGGGATTGTGATCGCCCTGGCCCTGGTTTTCTTCGGCGCCAATTACGCGCTGACCTTTTATCAAACGTTGCCTATGCTGGTGCTGGCTTACCTGATTCTATTTCTCCCGCAGGCGGTTGCCACGGTGCGCACAGCCTTTCTGCGCATTCCTCCCCAACTGGAGGAAGCCGGTCGCAGTTTGGGGCAAGGCCCGCTGGGCGTGCTGCGCCGCGTGACCTTACCGCTGCTCAGCCCCGGCATTGGCGCCGCCGCGGCGCTGGTCTTTCTCACCGCCATGAAGGAGCTGCCTACCACCTTGCTGCTGGCTCCCATCGGGTTCCGCACCCTGGCCACCAACGTCTGGACCATGATCAACGAAGCCTTTTTCGCCCGGGCCGCCGCCCCGGCCTTGCTCCTTATCCTGGCCTCTTCGGTGCCTATGGCGATCATGGTGCTGCGTGAAGAGAAAGAAAGTTAG
- a CDS encoding ABC transporter ATP-binding protein: protein MDHLALELKNVSKRFGEHPAVEGVDLQLAPGEVLTLVGPSGCGKTTVLRLIAGFERPDSGEVLLDGRSVANRTKFVPPEHRGVGMVFQDYALFPHLTVGDNVAFGLPRAQRDKRAEKVEFMLRLVGLDGRQDAYPQELSGGQRQRVALARALLPQPVLILLDEPLSSLDADLRLKMREELRVLLKGAKLSAVFVTHDQEEALYLGDRLAVMNQGRVEQVGTPEEIFSTPASDFVAVFMGKGDFLPGTSTPAGVQTEIGLIGPAVDAKPGAAVDLVLRADDVQFEADSAGDSIILARHYRGTTNLYRLRLPSGRLLHASASHTVRYRPGTRVRVWAEPGHALPWFARD from the coding sequence GTGGATCATTTGGCTTTAGAACTGAAAAATGTCAGCAAGCGCTTTGGAGAGCATCCGGCAGTTGAGGGCGTGGATTTGCAGTTGGCTCCCGGTGAGGTGCTGACCTTGGTGGGACCAAGCGGCTGCGGCAAGACCACGGTGCTGCGCTTGATCGCCGGCTTTGAACGGCCCGATTCAGGCGAGGTCTTGCTCGATGGGCGCTCCGTGGCCAACCGCACAAAATTTGTGCCTCCCGAACATCGTGGGGTGGGGATGGTCTTTCAAGACTATGCCTTGTTCCCGCATTTGACTGTGGGCGACAATGTGGCCTTTGGCTTGCCGCGTGCCCAGCGAGATAAGCGCGCCGAGAAAGTGGAGTTCATGTTGCGTCTGGTGGGCTTGGACGGCCGCCAGGATGCTTACCCCCAAGAGCTCTCTGGCGGGCAACGCCAGCGGGTCGCCCTGGCGCGCGCCTTGCTGCCCCAACCGGTGCTGATCTTGCTGGATGAACCCCTCAGCAGTCTGGACGCCGACCTGCGCCTCAAGATGCGCGAGGAGTTGCGCGTGCTGCTCAAGGGCGCCAAGCTGTCTGCCGTATTCGTCACGCATGACCAGGAAGAAGCGCTTTATCTGGGCGACCGTCTGGCGGTCATGAATCAGGGTCGAGTGGAGCAGGTGGGCACCCCGGAAGAGATCTTCAGCACTCCCGCCAGCGACTTCGTGGCCGTATTTATGGGCAAGGGCGACTTTTTGCCCGGCACCTCCACGCCAGCCGGTGTTCAGACCGAGATCGGCCTGATCGGCCCTGCAGTGGATGCGAAGCCAGGCGCTGCGGTGGACTTGGTGCTGCGCGCCGATGATGTCCAGTTTGAGGCCGACTCTGCCGGCGACAGCATCATTTTGGCTCGGCATTACCGCGGCACCACCAATTTGTACCGCTTGCGCTTGCCCTCAGGACGCCTGCTGCATGCCTCTGCGTCGCACACCGTGCGCTACCGGCCGGGCACGCGTGTGCGTGTCTGGGCAGAACCGGGGCACGCGTTGCCTTGGTTTGCCCGAGACTGA
- a CDS encoding sigma-54-dependent Fis family transcriptional regulator, giving the protein MSLSVLIVDDEKNARENIAAFLSENDYEVSEAEDIKSARKALQEGSADVILLDVELPDGLGTTLLEETSRMPNRPPIIIITAKGEIDMAVEAMKNGAHDFLQKPLKFERLEQTIQRAGQTVAMRRELNHLRQVQKQSDFVLGQSEAMKTLLIQAERVAQTSASVLISGETGTGKEVLAKAIHRMGPRADKPFIDINCAAVPAMTIESELFGHEVGAFTGADKRKQGLMEVANDGVLFLDEISSMPADMQSKLLRALEERSFRRAGGTTLVKVDVQVIAASNRDLPTMMKNNEFRDDLYYRLRVVDMDIPPLRERTVDIPELVGFFIQYNNPRLGRNILDVTPKAIEALMAHPWPGNIRELRNAVERAMIFCDEAAIDVAHLPADITSPKDK; this is encoded by the coding sequence ATGAGTTTGAGCGTACTGATCGTAGACGACGAAAAAAATGCCCGCGAAAACATCGCCGCTTTCCTCTCTGAAAACGATTACGAAGTTTCTGAAGCCGAAGATATTAAGTCCGCCCGCAAGGCGCTGCAAGAAGGCAGCGCTGACGTAATTTTGCTGGACGTGGAGCTGCCGGACGGCCTGGGTACCACCCTACTGGAAGAGACCAGCCGCATGCCCAACCGCCCGCCGATTATTATCATTACGGCCAAAGGTGAGATTGACATGGCCGTAGAGGCGATGAAGAACGGTGCCCACGACTTCTTGCAAAAGCCGCTCAAATTTGAACGGCTGGAACAGACCATTCAGCGCGCCGGGCAGACAGTGGCGATGCGGCGTGAGCTCAACCACCTGCGCCAGGTACAAAAGCAGAGCGACTTTGTGCTGGGCCAGAGCGAGGCCATGAAAACCCTGCTGATCCAGGCCGAGCGGGTGGCTCAGACCAGCGCCTCAGTGCTGATTTCTGGCGAAACCGGCACGGGCAAAGAGGTGCTGGCCAAGGCGATTCACCGCATGGGGCCGCGGGCCGACAAGCCTTTTATTGATATCAACTGCGCGGCCGTGCCAGCGATGACGATTGAGTCGGAGCTGTTTGGGCACGAGGTCGGCGCATTCACGGGTGCGGACAAGCGCAAGCAGGGCCTGATGGAAGTTGCCAACGACGGCGTGCTGTTTCTGGATGAGATTTCGTCCATGCCGGCCGACATGCAGAGCAAGTTGCTGCGCGCCCTGGAAGAACGTTCCTTCCGGCGGGCCGGCGGTACGACCCTGGTCAAAGTAGACGTGCAGGTGATTGCGGCGTCCAACCGCGACCTGCCGACCATGATGAAGAACAACGAGTTCCGCGACGACTTGTACTACCGGCTGCGCGTGGTGGATATGGACATTCCACCCCTGCGCGAGCGCACGGTGGACATCCCCGAACTAGTGGGCTTCTTCATCCAATACAACAACCCGCGCCTGGGCCGTAACATTCTGGACGTAACCCCCAAGGCGATCGAAGCGCTGATGGCACATCCCTGGCCTGGCAACATCCGCGAGCTGCGCAACGCGGTGGAACGCGCCATGATCTTCTGCGATGAAGCCGCGATTGACGTGGCCCACCTGCCGGCCGACATAACCAGTCCCAAGGACAAGTAA
- a CDS encoding PAS domain S-box protein — MTISGIGELSLFKRRGAHSSEELEALLDLLPHPTLVADGRSGKVLFANRGVSQLSAYTRRELSELELPTLLPDLKLAEWQASEAERSQLQKLVMRSSRETQVSVKVDTLGGAEHWVAISFLPPQKSEQDPQAVQQQRWEALHMLSLAQQQEELGACLRQTVQAAGLLTGLPALALYVRGEGDTLALQHALGDPALFPAALTAADLGHLRVPKIWQPGRALESPLHKAAHAAKLAYLASTPLDLSNPESGLLAAADTQGQPNQELLTQLQIVAASAATALLQHQVQQALQYQLDRFAQSDAVSSLLQGQTQDGILFTDGELRVLEINPAAESMLGYLTAEVHGRPANDVLVSGQSLTPAMELALSEGHAIDLGERKLHRRDGSEFLAALRVAAIPGGAGRAALAVLFSDLTAHEIFHSESQKLQHRAFLGEMLLDFAHEVGNPINSISTGLQRMRRNLPPEDPLQDQLRRMENDCDRLDHRMKSLLSQARNIENLQRPIPMDIEEFLQMQLERWRPRLARKNIESLLQVAEGTPQVLGDSRALDQVFTNLITNAMHALEGQEDAMLAIKVGLYAQNADMVEIIVSDNGPGIAKEAQERVFEPYFTTKRSEGTGLGLAISRRIARMHKGEILLESMPGGTLFKVLLPMVRPQASEGTPAE, encoded by the coding sequence ATGACCATCTCCGGCATCGGCGAACTGTCCTTATTCAAACGCCGCGGGGCACACAGCTCGGAAGAGCTGGAAGCCCTGCTGGATCTGCTGCCCCACCCGACCCTGGTTGCCGACGGGCGCAGCGGCAAAGTGCTGTTCGCCAACCGGGGCGTGAGCCAATTGAGCGCTTACACCCGCCGCGAACTGAGCGAGCTGGAGCTGCCGACCTTGCTGCCCGACCTGAAGCTGGCCGAGTGGCAAGCCTCGGAGGCCGAGCGCAGCCAACTGCAAAAGCTGGTGATGCGCAGCAGCCGAGAGACGCAGGTCAGCGTCAAAGTGGATACGCTGGGTGGCGCAGAACACTGGGTGGCGATCAGCTTCCTACCCCCGCAGAAAAGCGAACAAGACCCGCAGGCCGTGCAGCAGCAGCGTTGGGAGGCTTTGCACATGCTCAGCCTGGCCCAGCAGCAGGAGGAGCTGGGCGCCTGCCTGCGCCAGACCGTGCAGGCGGCCGGCTTGCTGACCGGCCTGCCCGCTTTGGCACTCTATGTACGCGGCGAGGGCGACACGTTGGCTTTGCAGCATGCGTTGGGCGACCCAGCGCTGTTCCCAGCGGCATTGACCGCCGCCGACCTGGGCCATTTGCGCGTGCCCAAGATCTGGCAGCCCGGCCGGGCGTTGGAATCGCCTCTGCACAAAGCCGCCCACGCGGCCAAGCTGGCCTACCTGGCCAGCACGCCGCTGGACCTGAGCAACCCGGAGAGCGGCTTGCTGGCCGCCGCCGATACTCAGGGCCAACCCAACCAGGAATTGCTGACCCAGCTGCAGATCGTGGCGGCCAGCGCCGCCACAGCGCTGCTGCAGCACCAGGTGCAGCAAGCCTTGCAATACCAGCTTGACCGTTTCGCGCAAAGCGATGCGGTCAGCAGCCTGCTGCAGGGCCAGACCCAAGACGGCATCCTATTCACCGATGGCGAGCTGCGCGTGCTGGAGATCAACCCGGCCGCAGAGAGCATGCTGGGCTACCTGACTGCCGAAGTGCACGGCCGCCCGGCAAATGACGTGCTGGTCAGCGGGCAGTCACTGACCCCGGCGATGGAGCTGGCCCTGTCTGAAGGGCACGCCATAGACTTGGGTGAGCGCAAGCTGCACCGTCGCGACGGCAGCGAATTTCTGGCGGCGCTGCGCGTGGCGGCCATCCCCGGCGGCGCAGGCCGCGCGGCGCTGGCCGTGCTGTTCAGCGACCTGACCGCCCATGAAATCTTCCATTCCGAAAGCCAAAAGCTGCAGCATCGCGCCTTCTTGGGTGAGATGCTGCTGGACTTCGCCCATGAGGTTGGCAACCCGATCAACAGCATCAGCACCGGGTTGCAACGCATGCGCCGCAACCTGCCGCCTGAAGATCCTCTGCAAGATCAGCTGCGCCGCATGGAAAATGACTGCGACCGATTGGACCATCGCATGAAGTCGCTGTTGAGCCAGGCCCGCAACATTGAAAATCTGCAGCGCCCGATCCCAATGGACATTGAGGAATTCCTGCAGATGCAGCTGGAACGCTGGCGGCCGCGCCTGGCTCGCAAGAACATCGAGAGCCTCTTGCAAGTGGCCGAAGGTACGCCCCAGGTGCTGGGCGACAGCCGGGCGCTGGACCAGGTCTTCACCAACTTGATTACCAACGCCATGCATGCCCTGGAGGGTCAGGAAGACGCCATGCTGGCCATCAAAGTCGGCCTGTATGCGCAGAACGCCGATATGGTCGAAATCATCGTCTCGGACAATGGGCCTGGCATCGCCAAGGAAGCGCAAGAGCGCGTCTTTGAGCCGTACTTCACCACCAAACGCAGCGAGGGCACAGGCCTGGGGTTGGCAATCAGCCGCCGGATTGCGCGAATGCACAAGGGTGAAATTCTGCTGGAAAGCATGCCCGGCGGTACACTATTCAAAGTCTTGTTGCCCATGGTCCGCCCCCAGGCGAGTGAAGGGACGCCCGCAGAATGA
- the trmFO gene encoding methylenetetrahydrofolate--tRNA-(uracil(54)-C(5))-methyltransferase (FADH(2)-oxidizing) TrmFO, with product MSKKRADLIVVGGGLAGSEAAWQAAEQGLRVELYEMRPLQPTGAHVSQSLAELVCSNSLGSDLPDRASGLLKNELRRMNSMLMQAAQATAVPAGGALAVDREGFGHEVTRRIEAHPNIDLRRAEMPEVPPGLTVIASGPLTSSKLSQSIAALSGAGHLYFYDAISPIVSLESINFDTAFRASRYDRGQEEEGDYINCPFNKEEYEAFVAALAGAERIELRHFEQDIDQGVRAGLHEYFEGCLPVEVIAQRGDKALAFGPMRPVGLDDPRTGRRPYAVLQLRQDNLAGTLYNLVGFQTNLTFPEQRRVFRMVPGLEQAIFERYGQMHRNTFINSPELLRPSLQFHNRDDLLFAGQITGVEGYVGNIATGLLAGLNAARLHRGETPLVLPPTTMLGALCHYVTHASPADFQPMKANFGILPPLALSGKSGRRQRAAGYAERALADLDAYLAQTAAVPAG from the coding sequence ATGTCCAAGAAACGTGCCGATTTGATCGTCGTGGGTGGCGGCCTGGCCGGCAGCGAAGCCGCCTGGCAGGCCGCCGAGCAGGGCTTGCGCGTCGAGCTGTACGAGATGCGCCCGCTGCAGCCCACCGGGGCGCATGTCAGCCAGTCGCTCGCCGAGCTGGTTTGCTCCAATTCGCTGGGTTCAGACCTGCCCGACCGCGCTTCGGGCCTGCTTAAAAATGAGCTGCGCCGCATGAATTCGATGCTGATGCAGGCTGCCCAGGCCACTGCCGTGCCGGCCGGCGGCGCGCTGGCCGTCGACCGGGAGGGTTTTGGTCACGAAGTCACCCGACGCATTGAAGCGCACCCCAATATAGACCTGCGCCGCGCCGAGATGCCCGAGGTGCCGCCCGGCCTGACCGTGATCGCTTCGGGGCCGCTGACCTCATCAAAACTGTCCCAGTCCATCGCCGCCCTTAGTGGGGCGGGGCACTTGTATTTCTACGATGCGATCTCACCGATCGTCAGCCTCGAGTCGATTAACTTTGATACCGCTTTCCGCGCCTCTCGCTATGACCGCGGCCAGGAAGAAGAGGGCGATTACATCAACTGCCCCTTCAACAAAGAGGAATATGAGGCCTTTGTGGCAGCCCTGGCCGGGGCCGAGCGCATTGAGCTGCGTCACTTTGAGCAAGACATCGACCAGGGCGTGCGCGCCGGATTGCACGAATATTTTGAAGGCTGCCTGCCGGTCGAAGTGATTGCCCAGCGTGGCGATAAGGCGCTGGCCTTTGGCCCCATGCGCCCGGTCGGGCTGGATGACCCGCGTACCGGCCGGCGGCCCTACGCTGTGCTGCAGCTGCGCCAGGACAATCTGGCCGGGACACTCTACAACCTGGTTGGCTTCCAAACCAACCTGACCTTTCCCGAACAGCGCCGCGTCTTCCGCATGGTGCCGGGCCTGGAGCAGGCCATCTTCGAGCGCTACGGCCAGATGCATCGCAACACTTTCATCAATTCGCCGGAATTGCTGCGCCCCAGCCTGCAGTTCCACAACCGGGACGATCTGCTCTTTGCTGGGCAGATCACCGGCGTCGAGGGTTATGTAGGCAACATCGCTACCGGCCTGCTGGCCGGCCTGAATGCCGCCCGTCTGCATCGCGGTGAGACGCCGTTGGTGCTGCCGCCCACCACTATGCTGGGCGCCCTGTGCCACTATGTCACACATGCCAGCCCGGCCGACTTCCAGCCCATGAAGGCCAACTTCGGCATTCTGCCGCCGCTGGCCCTCAGCGGCAAAAGCGGCCGTCGCCAGCGCGCCGCTGGCTACGCCGAGCGCGCCCTGGCCGACCTGGATGCTTACCTGGCGCAAACCGCCGCCGTACCTGCTGGCTGA
- a CDS encoding M28 family peptidase translates to MRKRVYLVVAVVALALVAQSLFASLQGAQQPAFNGQRALADIEYQLALGPRTPGSAAHANTVEWMLRSLRAAGWAAEVQDTEWLGQPVRNVIAKRGAGEPWLILGAHYDSRLSADFDPDPAAHAHPVPGANDGASGVAVLLELARVLPPDLPGQIWLVFFDAEDNGRIAGWDWIMGSRAFAQSLSEHPDAVIILDMIGDTDLQVYYEANSDESLRAEIWDTAAELGYADLFIPSVRHSMLDDHTPFIELGIPSVLLIDFDYPYWHTRQDTLDKVSAHSLQAVGDTMLAWLLGRTD, encoded by the coding sequence ATGCGCAAGCGCGTCTATCTCGTCGTTGCGGTTGTGGCTTTGGCGCTGGTGGCGCAATCTTTGTTTGCCAGCCTGCAGGGCGCTCAGCAGCCGGCCTTCAATGGCCAGCGCGCCCTGGCCGATATTGAGTATCAGCTGGCCTTGGGGCCGCGCACGCCCGGGTCTGCCGCCCACGCCAATACGGTGGAGTGGATGCTGCGCAGCTTGCGCGCTGCCGGCTGGGCGGCCGAAGTGCAGGACACCGAATGGCTCGGCCAGCCGGTGCGCAATGTTATCGCTAAGCGCGGGGCGGGCGAACCATGGCTCATTCTGGGGGCCCACTACGACAGCCGCTTGTCCGCCGACTTTGACCCCGACCCGGCGGCCCATGCCCACCCGGTGCCCGGTGCCAATGACGGCGCCTCGGGCGTGGCGGTGCTGCTGGAATTGGCGCGGGTGCTGCCGCCAGACCTGCCGGGGCAGATCTGGCTGGTTTTCTTCGATGCCGAGGACAACGGCCGCATCGCAGGCTGGGACTGGATCATGGGCTCGCGCGCTTTTGCCCAATCGCTGAGTGAACATCCGGACGCGGTCATCATCCTGGACATGATCGGCGATACCGATTTGCAGGTCTATTACGAAGCCAACTCTGACGAAAGTCTGCGCGCTGAGATCTGGGACACAGCCGCTGAGCTGGGCTACGCCGATCTGTTCATCCCCAGCGTGCGTCACAGCATGCTGGACGACCACACACCCTTTATTGAGCTGGGCATTCCCTCTGTACTGCTGATCGACTTCGATTATCCCTATTGGCACACCCGCCAGGATACGCTCGACAAGGTGTCTGCGCATAGCCTGCAAGCCGTCGGGGATACCATGCTGGCCTGGCTGCTGGGACGGACCGACTAA
- a CDS encoding aminotransferase class I/II-fold pyridoxal phosphate-dependent enzyme, translating to MPLQPAHRISHIKPYFFSELAKRITAMRAAGVDVVRLDIGSPDLPPPGFILESLFAAASQPSTHGYMLGLTAPFRAAVAQYYKQRFGVELDPKSEVVDLIGSKEGLFILSQAVLNPGDLSLVPDPGYSVYAMSTQIAGGEVYKMPLLAENAFLPDYDSIPADVLQRAKILWLNYPNNPTGAIADMAFFERTIAFARKHDLLVAHDNPYCDVGYNGYQAPSLLQVPGAKEVALEFNSLSKTYNMAGWRVGMAVGQPEAIKYIETYKSQQDSAIFAPLMAAGEAAMLGDQSWLAERNRIYQDRRDAAIDGLHRAAIQVAPPQASLYIWAPVPGGEPSMDFCARLLEDTGVSVTPGVVFGQHGEGYFRISLVTDIERIREGVERIAKWLHK from the coding sequence ATGCCACTTCAACCTGCCCATCGCATCTCTCACATCAAGCCGTATTTCTTCTCGGAACTGGCCAAGCGCATTACTGCCATGCGCGCGGCAGGGGTGGATGTAGTCCGTTTGGACATTGGCAGCCCGGACCTGCCGCCTCCCGGGTTCATCTTGGAGAGCCTGTTTGCCGCCGCCAGCCAACCGAGCACCCACGGCTACATGCTGGGGCTTACCGCGCCTTTCCGAGCGGCTGTGGCCCAATACTACAAGCAGCGTTTTGGCGTAGAGCTGGATCCCAAGAGCGAGGTTGTCGACCTGATCGGCTCGAAAGAAGGCTTGTTCATTCTCAGCCAGGCCGTGCTTAACCCCGGCGACCTGTCTCTAGTGCCGGACCCGGGGTATTCGGTCTATGCCATGAGCACGCAGATCGCCGGCGGCGAAGTCTACAAGATGCCGTTGCTGGCTGAGAACGCTTTCCTACCAGACTACGACAGCATCCCGGCCGATGTGCTCCAGCGCGCCAAGATCCTCTGGCTCAACTACCCGAACAATCCCACCGGCGCCATTGCGGATATGGCCTTTTTTGAGCGTACCATCGCCTTTGCTCGTAAGCATGACCTGTTGGTGGCCCACGATAACCCCTACTGCGACGTGGGCTACAACGGCTACCAGGCGCCCAGTTTGCTGCAGGTGCCGGGCGCCAAAGAAGTCGCCCTGGAGTTCAACTCGCTTTCCAAAACGTACAACATGGCAGGCTGGCGCGTCGGCATGGCCGTCGGCCAACCTGAGGCCATCAAATACATCGAGACCTACAAAAGCCAGCAGGATTCGGCCATCTTTGCGCCGCTCATGGCGGCTGGTGAAGCCGCCATGCTGGGCGACCAAAGCTGGCTGGCGGAGCGCAACCGCATCTACCAGGACCGCCGCGACGCCGCCATCGACGGCCTGCACCGCGCCGCTATTCAGGTGGCCCCGCCACAGGCTTCGCTCTACATTTGGGCTCCGGTACCCGGCGGCGAGCCGAGCATGGATTTCTGTGCCCGCCTGCTGGAGGACACCGGCGTCAGCGTCACGCCGGGCGTGGTCTTCGGCCAGCACGGAGAAGGCTATTTCCGCATTTCGTTGGTCACCGACATCGAGCGGATTCGCGAGGGTGTAGAACGCATCGCCAAGTGGCTGCACAAGTAG
- the hflX gene encoding GTPase HflX, translating into MPKGNTRSNLKELERALIVGVQIAGQPALLSMDDSLEELSVLARTAGLEVVGGTSQQLEKPNPKTLIGKGKVEEVQALADELNVSVILFDDELSPRHQRELEKVFGDNRRVVDRTALILDIFAQHASTHEGALQVELAQYEYRLPRLTRAWTHLARQGGGGGGRSGVGGVGLRGPGETQLEVDRREIGRKIAKLKQDLEKVSARRGRYRAQRKRARLPVIALVGYTNAGKSTLLNALAGAEVYVADQLFATLDPTTRKVDLPGGREALFTDTVGFIQKLPTTLVEAFKATLEEIQEADLLLHVVDTTHPNVHEQAEAVLQTLAEIEADHIPILTVLNKIDRLDNPDAAQEALQDFEDAVAVSALRRQGLDELLAAISHKLYEALAPVEVLLPYQEGALIALFHEQGKVDRIEHTRSGVHIQGRIPGRMLARYSAFATRGVPAAEDE; encoded by the coding sequence ATGCCCAAAGGGAATACGCGTTCCAATCTTAAGGAGCTGGAACGGGCCTTGATCGTCGGCGTGCAAATCGCCGGCCAGCCTGCCTTGCTCTCGATGGACGATTCGTTGGAGGAATTGTCTGTTTTGGCGCGCACTGCCGGGCTGGAAGTTGTCGGCGGCACGTCCCAACAACTGGAGAAGCCCAACCCCAAAACGCTGATCGGCAAAGGCAAGGTCGAAGAAGTCCAAGCCCTGGCCGATGAATTGAACGTCAGCGTGATTCTCTTCGATGATGAGCTCTCCCCGCGCCACCAGCGCGAACTGGAAAAAGTGTTTGGCGACAATCGCCGTGTAGTCGACCGCACGGCCCTGATCCTGGACATCTTTGCCCAGCACGCCAGCACACATGAAGGCGCCCTGCAAGTGGAGCTGGCCCAGTACGAGTACCGCCTGCCGCGCCTTACGCGCGCCTGGACGCACTTGGCCCGCCAGGGCGGCGGTGGCGGCGGCCGCAGCGGCGTGGGCGGCGTGGGTCTGCGGGGCCCTGGTGAAACCCAGCTGGAAGTTGACCGTCGCGAGATTGGACGCAAGATCGCCAAGCTCAAGCAAGACCTGGAGAAGGTCAGCGCCCGCCGCGGCCGCTACCGCGCCCAGCGCAAGCGCGCCAGGCTGCCGGTCATCGCTCTGGTGGGCTATACCAACGCCGGCAAATCCACACTGCTCAACGCCCTGGCCGGCGCCGAGGTCTACGTGGCGGATCAGCTTTTCGCCACCCTGGACCCAACCACGCGCAAAGTGGACCTGCCCGGTGGCCGCGAGGCGCTCTTCACCGACACGGTCGGTTTCATCCAAAAACTGCCCACTACCTTGGTGGAAGCCTTCAAAGCCACGCTGGAGGAAATCCAGGAAGCGGACCTGCTGCTGCACGTGGTCGATACTACGCACCCCAATGTGCATGAGCAGGCCGAGGCCGTGCTGCAGACCCTGGCAGAGATTGAGGCCGACCATATTCCGATCCTGACCGTCTTGAACAAGATCGACCGCTTGGATAATCCGGACGCCGCCCAGGAAGCCTTGCAGGATTTTGAAGACGCCGTGGCCGTCTCGGCTTTGCGCCGTCAGGGATTGGACGAGCTTCTGGCCGCCATCAGCCATAAGCTCTACGAAGCGCTTGCCCCGGTGGAGGTCTTGCTGCCTTACCAGGAGGGCGCGCTGATTGCGCTCTTCCACGAGCAAGGCAAGGTGGACCGTATCGAGCACACCCGCAGCGGGGTGCATATTCAAGGCCGCATTCCCGGCCGCATGCTGGCCCGCTACAGCGCCTTCGCCACCCGCGGCGTGCCGGCTGCCGAGGACGAATAA